One window of the Arvicanthis niloticus isolate mArvNil1 chromosome 23, mArvNil1.pat.X, whole genome shotgun sequence genome contains the following:
- the Clmn gene encoding calmin isoform X1, whose translation MDTRDLNSGLLAYRAYRGHILPTEASLQALLMERENVQKRTFTRWINLHLEKCDPPLEVTDLFVDIQDGKILMALLEVLSGRNLLHEYKSSSHRIFRLNNIAKALKFLEDSNVKLVSIDAAEIADGNPSLVLGLIWNIILFFQIKELTGNLSRSSPSSSLSPGSGGTDSDSSYPPTPTTERSVAVSVKDQRKAIKTLLSWVQRKTRKYGVAVQDFAGSWRSGLAFLAVIKAIDPSLVDMKQALEDSTRDNLEKAFSIAHDSLHIPRLLEPEDIMVDMPDEQSIVTYVAQFLERFPELEPEDFVNPDKEAPIESTFVRIKESPSEQESRVLLLSENGERAYTVNHETSHPPPDKVFVCDQLESPKGFCLGSAPSHKLSDSSTEFMHQIIDEVLQGSTGKTVSTTEPAPESSILSTRKDGRRSSSLPVKKTVHFEADLHKDASCSKDPFYNSDFRFEGSPKVAKDLSKQDDHASLAEVSKEKKPEQEARLVLETASDKAPKDTVDDVDTVPQDAQPCQDSSFYNGTVESPSGQGEKGPSLPSSGARTILANSTELKVQLLTVEPMDKDDSFECIPLKASKFNRDLVDFASTSQAFGEDPSSHEKTPGEEESSENHTEKPGKRKSKSPHAETESTESESRLETKKLEPPPKDPEQEDQGHALPLETPADKKPEVYEKAKRKSMRRHSEEGEAEGGLSAVGGEIPSNPPSTSVSLETLRSHSEEGLDFKPSPPLSKISVIPHDLFYYPHYEVPLAAVLEAYSEGSEDLKSEDADLEHPEESYLQDSRGEEEEDDEEEAHSSQSSCSFSLPVDNSYPRVSDHVSHVDGNSEGLTPALGSGSPPSHEDHQPKETKENGPVESQQSQEPPNPELPTKPLEEKLTEASTSSKKKEKRKHVDHVESSLFIAPGTVRSSDDLEENPCEHKVPSRNSHSDSSIYIRRHTNRSLELDHFSYVQLRNAADLDDRRNRVLNRYNSQKLTELILQFYGIRADMKREYKHARLSMTGTSSSGEAMPLGSQSPPNDSLTQFVQQPDVIYFILFLWLLVYCLLLFPQLDVSRL comes from the exons ctgCACGAATACAAATCCTCATCACATCGTATTTTTCGGTTGAACAACATAGCAAAAGCACTCAAGTTTCTGGAAGATAGCAAT GTCAAGCTGGTTAGCATCGATGCAGCAGAAATAGCAGACGGCAACCCCTCTCTGGTTCTCGGGCTCATCTGGAACATCATCCTCTTCTTCCAG ATAAAGGAGCTCACAGGTAACCTCAGCAGGAGTTCTCCATCTTCCAGCCTGTCACCTGGCTCCGGGGGCACGGACTCCGACtcttcctacccacccacccccaccacagAGAGGAGTGTGGCAGTATCAGTGAAAGACCAGAGGAAGGCCATCAAGACCCTGCTGTCATGGGTGCAGAGGAAAACCAGGAA GTATGGTGTGGCGGTCCAAGACTTTGCAGGCAGCTGGAGGAGCGGGCTGGCTTTTCTGGCTGTCATCAAAGCTATTGACCCCAGCCTCGTAGACATGAAGCAGGCTCTGGAAGATTCCACCCGGGACAATCTAGAGAAGGCCTTCAGCATTGCACATGATTCCCTGCATATCCCTAGGCTCCTGGAGCCGGAAG ACATCATGGTTGACATGCCGGATGAACAGTCCATTGTGACTTACGTGGCCCAGTTTCTAGAACGCTTTCCAGAGTTGGAGCCT GAAGATTTTGTGAATCCAGACAAAGAAGCCCCCATTGAGTCTACCTTTGTCCGAATCAAAGAAAGCCCCTCTGAGCAGGAGAGCCGAGTCCTCCTCCTCAGTGAGAATGGAGAGAGGGCTTACACTGTCAACCATGAAACCAGCCACCCACCGCCTGACAAGGTCTTCGTCTGTGACCAGCTTGAGAGCCCAAAGGGCTTCTGTCTGGGTAGTGCGCCTAGCCACAAACTGTCAGACAGCTCCACCGAGTTTATGCACCAGATTATTGACGAAGTCCTCCAAGGGAGCACGGGGAAGACTGTATCCACCACAGAGCCAGCTCCAGAGTCGTCCATTTTATCAACCAGAAAGGACGGCAGGAGATCCAGCTCTTTGCCTGTCAAGAAAACCGTCCACTTCGAGGCCGACTTGCACAAGGATGCCTCGTGTAGCAAGGACCCTTTCTACAACTCTGACTTCCGCTTCGAGGGGAGCCCCAAGGTGGCCAAGGACCTGTCAAAGCAGGATGACCATGCCTCATTGGCTGAGGTTTCCAAGGAaaagaagccagagcaggaagccaGGCTAGTGCTGGAAACTGCCTCAGACAAGGCCCCTAAAGACACTGTTGATGATGTGGATACTGTGCCCCAAGATGCTCAGCCTTGCCAGGATTCCTCATTCTATAACGGCACTGTAGAGAGTCCATCAGGTCAAGGTGAGAAAGGCCCTTCTCTGCCATCTTCTGGAGCTCGTACTATCCTGGCCAACTCCACTGAGCTCAAGGTTCAGCTGCTGACCGTGGAGCCTATGGACAAAGACGACTCCTTTGAATGCATCCCGCTAAAAGCTTCAAAGTTTAACAGGGACCTAGTAGACTTTGCCTCCACTAGCCAGGCTTTTGGTGAGGATCCTTCGTCCCACGAGAAGACACCTGGGGAGGAAGAGAGTTCTGAGAATCACACTGAGAAACCAGGGAAAAGGAAATCGAAGTCTCCCCATGCAGAAACGGAGTCCACTGAGTCTGAGTCCAGATTGGAGACCAAGAAGCTCGAGCCTCCTCCCAAGGATCCAGAACAAGAAGACCAAGGCCATGCTTTGCCCCTGGAAACACCTGCAGACAAAAAGCCCGAAGTGTATGAAAAGGCCAAGAGAAAGTCCATGCGTCGTCACAGtgaggaaggagaagcagaaggcgGCCTCTCCGCGGTTGGTGGAGAAATACCGTCAAACCCTCCAAGTACCAGCGTCAGCCTGGAAACCCTCAGGAGTCACAGCGAAGAAGGTTTGGATTTCAAACCTTCGCCGCCCCTCTCGAAGATCTCTGTCATCCCCCACGACCTGTTCTACTACCCGCACTACGAGGTGCCCCTGGCCGCGGTGCTAGAGGCTTACTCCGAAGGGAGCGAGGATTTGAAAAGCGAAGATGCAGACCTAGAGCATCCAGAGGAGAGCTATCTGCAGGACTccaggggggaggaggaggaggacgacgagGAGGAGGCCCACAGCTCCCAAAGTAGCTGCAGCTTCTCCTTGCCTGTTGACAACAGCTACCCCAGAGTCAGTGACCATGTGTCCCATGTCGATGGGAATTCTGAGGGACTCACGCCAGCCTTGGGATCTGGTTCTCCACCCTCCCACGAGGACCACCAGCCAAAGGAAACCAAAGAGAATGGCCCTGTGGAAAGCCAGCAG TCCCAGGAACCCCCAAACCCAGAACTGCCCACAAAGCCATTAGAAGAAAAGTTAACTGAAGCCTCAACTagcagtaaaaagaaagaaaaaaggaaacacgTGGACCACGTAGAAAGCTCATTATTTATAGCCCCTGGGACGGTCCGCTCCTCAGACGACCTTGAAGAAAACCCCTGCGAACACAAGGTCCCTTCCAG GAATAGTCACAGCGACTCCAGCATTTACATTCGGCGACACACTAATAGGTCTTTGGAATTG GACCATTTTAGCTATGTTCAATTGAGGAACGCAGCCGATCTGGATGACAGGAGAAACAGAGTGTTAAACAG GTACAATTCTCAGAAGCTCACTGAGCTGATTTTACAGTTTTACGGCATCAGAGCAGACATGAAGAGGGAATACAAACATGCCAGGCTGTCTAT GACTGGCACCAGCTCCTCTGGAGAAGCCATGCCCCTGGGGAGCCAGAGCCCACCCAACGACTCTCTGACGCAGTTTGTACAGCAGCCCGACGTGATATatttcattctcttcctctggctcctgGTTTACTGCTTACTGCTCTTCCCCCAGCTTGATGTCAGCCGGCTCTGA
- the Clmn gene encoding calmin isoform X4: MDTRDLNSGLLAYRAYRGHILPTEASLQALLMERENVQKRTFTRWINLHLEKCDPPLEVTDLFVDIQDGKILMALLEVLSGRNLLHEYKSSSHRIFRLNNIAKALKFLEDSNVKLVSIDAAEIADGNPSLVLGLIWNIILFFQIKELTGNLSRSSPSSSLSPGSGGTDSDSSYPPTPTTERSVAVSVKDQRKAIKTLLSWVQRKTRKYGVAVQDFAGSWRSGLAFLAVIKAIDPSLVDMKQALEDSTRDNLEKAFSIAHDSLHIPRLLEPEDIMVDMPDEQSIVTYVAQFLERFPELEPEDFVNPDKEAPIESTFVRIKESPSEQESRVLLLSENGERAYTVNHETSHPPPDKVFVCDQLESPKGFCLGSAPSHKLSDSSTEFMHQIIDEVLQGSTGKTVSTTEPAPESSILSTRKDGRRSSSLPVKKTVHFEADLHKDASCSKDPFYNSDFRFEGSPKVAKDLSKQDDHASLAEVSKEKKPEQEARLVLETASDKAPKDTVDDVDTVPQDAQPCQDSSFYNGTVESPSGQGEKGPSLPSSGARTILANSTELKVQLLTVEPMDKDDSFECIPLKASKFNRDLVDFASTSQAFGEDPSSHEKTPGEEESSENHTEKPGKRKSKSPHAETESTESESRLETKKLEPPPKDPEQEDQGHALPLETPADKKPEVYEKAKRKSMRRHSEEGEAEGGLSAVGGEIPSNPPSTSVSLETLRSHSEEGLDFKPSPPLSKISVIPHDLFYYPHYEVPLAAVLEAYSEGSEDLKSEDADLEHPEESYLQDSRGEEEEDDEEEAHSSQSSCSFSLPVDNSYPRVSDHVSHVDGNSEGLTPALGSGSPPSHEDHQPKETKENGPVESQQSQEPPNPELPTKPLEEKLTEASTSSKKKEKRKHVDHVESSLFIAPGTVRSSDDLEENPCEHKVPSRNSHSDSSIYIRRHTNRSLELDHFSYVQLRNAADLDDRRNRVLNRTGTSSSGEAMPLGSQSPPNDSLTQFVQQPDVIYFILFLWLLVYCLLLFPQLDVSRL; encoded by the exons ctgCACGAATACAAATCCTCATCACATCGTATTTTTCGGTTGAACAACATAGCAAAAGCACTCAAGTTTCTGGAAGATAGCAAT GTCAAGCTGGTTAGCATCGATGCAGCAGAAATAGCAGACGGCAACCCCTCTCTGGTTCTCGGGCTCATCTGGAACATCATCCTCTTCTTCCAG ATAAAGGAGCTCACAGGTAACCTCAGCAGGAGTTCTCCATCTTCCAGCCTGTCACCTGGCTCCGGGGGCACGGACTCCGACtcttcctacccacccacccccaccacagAGAGGAGTGTGGCAGTATCAGTGAAAGACCAGAGGAAGGCCATCAAGACCCTGCTGTCATGGGTGCAGAGGAAAACCAGGAA GTATGGTGTGGCGGTCCAAGACTTTGCAGGCAGCTGGAGGAGCGGGCTGGCTTTTCTGGCTGTCATCAAAGCTATTGACCCCAGCCTCGTAGACATGAAGCAGGCTCTGGAAGATTCCACCCGGGACAATCTAGAGAAGGCCTTCAGCATTGCACATGATTCCCTGCATATCCCTAGGCTCCTGGAGCCGGAAG ACATCATGGTTGACATGCCGGATGAACAGTCCATTGTGACTTACGTGGCCCAGTTTCTAGAACGCTTTCCAGAGTTGGAGCCT GAAGATTTTGTGAATCCAGACAAAGAAGCCCCCATTGAGTCTACCTTTGTCCGAATCAAAGAAAGCCCCTCTGAGCAGGAGAGCCGAGTCCTCCTCCTCAGTGAGAATGGAGAGAGGGCTTACACTGTCAACCATGAAACCAGCCACCCACCGCCTGACAAGGTCTTCGTCTGTGACCAGCTTGAGAGCCCAAAGGGCTTCTGTCTGGGTAGTGCGCCTAGCCACAAACTGTCAGACAGCTCCACCGAGTTTATGCACCAGATTATTGACGAAGTCCTCCAAGGGAGCACGGGGAAGACTGTATCCACCACAGAGCCAGCTCCAGAGTCGTCCATTTTATCAACCAGAAAGGACGGCAGGAGATCCAGCTCTTTGCCTGTCAAGAAAACCGTCCACTTCGAGGCCGACTTGCACAAGGATGCCTCGTGTAGCAAGGACCCTTTCTACAACTCTGACTTCCGCTTCGAGGGGAGCCCCAAGGTGGCCAAGGACCTGTCAAAGCAGGATGACCATGCCTCATTGGCTGAGGTTTCCAAGGAaaagaagccagagcaggaagccaGGCTAGTGCTGGAAACTGCCTCAGACAAGGCCCCTAAAGACACTGTTGATGATGTGGATACTGTGCCCCAAGATGCTCAGCCTTGCCAGGATTCCTCATTCTATAACGGCACTGTAGAGAGTCCATCAGGTCAAGGTGAGAAAGGCCCTTCTCTGCCATCTTCTGGAGCTCGTACTATCCTGGCCAACTCCACTGAGCTCAAGGTTCAGCTGCTGACCGTGGAGCCTATGGACAAAGACGACTCCTTTGAATGCATCCCGCTAAAAGCTTCAAAGTTTAACAGGGACCTAGTAGACTTTGCCTCCACTAGCCAGGCTTTTGGTGAGGATCCTTCGTCCCACGAGAAGACACCTGGGGAGGAAGAGAGTTCTGAGAATCACACTGAGAAACCAGGGAAAAGGAAATCGAAGTCTCCCCATGCAGAAACGGAGTCCACTGAGTCTGAGTCCAGATTGGAGACCAAGAAGCTCGAGCCTCCTCCCAAGGATCCAGAACAAGAAGACCAAGGCCATGCTTTGCCCCTGGAAACACCTGCAGACAAAAAGCCCGAAGTGTATGAAAAGGCCAAGAGAAAGTCCATGCGTCGTCACAGtgaggaaggagaagcagaaggcgGCCTCTCCGCGGTTGGTGGAGAAATACCGTCAAACCCTCCAAGTACCAGCGTCAGCCTGGAAACCCTCAGGAGTCACAGCGAAGAAGGTTTGGATTTCAAACCTTCGCCGCCCCTCTCGAAGATCTCTGTCATCCCCCACGACCTGTTCTACTACCCGCACTACGAGGTGCCCCTGGCCGCGGTGCTAGAGGCTTACTCCGAAGGGAGCGAGGATTTGAAAAGCGAAGATGCAGACCTAGAGCATCCAGAGGAGAGCTATCTGCAGGACTccaggggggaggaggaggaggacgacgagGAGGAGGCCCACAGCTCCCAAAGTAGCTGCAGCTTCTCCTTGCCTGTTGACAACAGCTACCCCAGAGTCAGTGACCATGTGTCCCATGTCGATGGGAATTCTGAGGGACTCACGCCAGCCTTGGGATCTGGTTCTCCACCCTCCCACGAGGACCACCAGCCAAAGGAAACCAAAGAGAATGGCCCTGTGGAAAGCCAGCAG TCCCAGGAACCCCCAAACCCAGAACTGCCCACAAAGCCATTAGAAGAAAAGTTAACTGAAGCCTCAACTagcagtaaaaagaaagaaaaaaggaaacacgTGGACCACGTAGAAAGCTCATTATTTATAGCCCCTGGGACGGTCCGCTCCTCAGACGACCTTGAAGAAAACCCCTGCGAACACAAGGTCCCTTCCAG GAATAGTCACAGCGACTCCAGCATTTACATTCGGCGACACACTAATAGGTCTTTGGAATTG GACCATTTTAGCTATGTTCAATTGAGGAACGCAGCCGATCTGGATGACAGGAGAAACAGAGTGTTAAACAG GACTGGCACCAGCTCCTCTGGAGAAGCCATGCCCCTGGGGAGCCAGAGCCCACCCAACGACTCTCTGACGCAGTTTGTACAGCAGCCCGACGTGATATatttcattctcttcctctggctcctgGTTTACTGCTTACTGCTCTTCCCCCAGCTTGATGTCAGCCGGCTCTGA